In a genomic window of Deltaproteobacteria bacterium:
- a CDS encoding TRAP transporter fused permease subunit, translating into MERKLTGPAGIILTLVAFATSAYHIYTGFFGQPEAYLHRVLHVTLMVVITFLSFPAFRRPDDGKLPWYDVVIIGLWLVSMGYLFYEYEWIIQHIGYTEDFAFFQFVLAFGAVGLTLEACRRAVGWPLAALALIIFLFAFLGPYLPGFLNHLGYSASEVADNQYFLTDGLFGLPTHISANFIFLFIVFGAFLEKSGFGQFTIEFATALAGRFRGGPAKIAVVSSGLMGSISGSSTANAVITGSFSIPMMKKIGFRDYMAGAVEASASTGGLIMPPVMASAGFLMSEYTGIPYVNVMQYILVPAVLYFLAVGIMVHIYAVKENIPTVPREELPSLKNAIIQRGHLALPLIILIYLLVAGFSPGYAVVRCIVGIVIVSWFRKATRMGLKDIWDALVQGGIQSTVVAVAIITSGIMVGIFDLTGVAIKFSGVIVDLAGGHLLLALVFVMITAIILGMGLPLSSAYIVQVGIAIPALVVMLRNMGLDADAIVPQAHLFVIFFCAISAITPPTAPTSYAAAAIAQSPVVPTSIEAVKLALPAFVLPYAFVANSALITIGGAVEVTVTIVFAVLSMIAMGMAVQGYCFRNLDSITRLLFLAASLGMVTPWLEWNLVGLVVGVALTGWEWLRARGRMAAAA; encoded by the coding sequence ATGGAGCGCAAACTGACAGGCCCCGCCGGGATCATCCTGACCCTGGTGGCTTTCGCGACCTCGGCCTACCACATCTACACCGGCTTCTTCGGGCAACCGGAAGCGTACCTGCATCGCGTGCTCCACGTCACGCTGATGGTCGTGATTACCTTCCTGAGCTTCCCGGCGTTCCGCCGGCCGGATGACGGCAAGCTTCCCTGGTACGACGTCGTCATCATCGGCCTGTGGCTCGTTTCCATGGGCTATCTCTTCTACGAGTACGAGTGGATCATCCAGCACATCGGCTACACCGAGGACTTCGCCTTCTTCCAGTTCGTGCTGGCGTTCGGTGCAGTGGGGCTGACGCTGGAGGCGTGCCGCCGGGCCGTCGGCTGGCCGCTGGCGGCGTTGGCCTTGATCATTTTCCTGTTCGCGTTCCTGGGGCCTTACCTGCCCGGTTTTCTCAACCACCTGGGTTACTCGGCGTCGGAGGTGGCGGACAACCAGTACTTCCTCACCGACGGGCTGTTCGGCCTGCCTACCCACATCTCGGCCAACTTCATCTTCCTGTTCATCGTCTTCGGCGCCTTCCTCGAGAAGTCGGGCTTCGGCCAGTTCACCATTGAGTTCGCCACCGCGCTGGCGGGGCGGTTCCGGGGCGGGCCGGCCAAGATCGCGGTGGTGTCCAGCGGCCTCATGGGCTCCATCTCGGGCAGCAGCACGGCCAACGCCGTCATCACCGGCTCCTTCAGCATCCCGATGATGAAGAAAATCGGCTTCAGGGACTACATGGCCGGCGCGGTGGAAGCGTCGGCTTCCACCGGCGGCCTCATCATGCCCCCGGTGATGGCGTCCGCCGGCTTCCTCATGTCGGAGTACACCGGCATTCCCTACGTCAACGTGATGCAGTACATCCTGGTCCCCGCGGTGCTGTACTTCCTCGCCGTGGGCATCATGGTGCACATCTACGCGGTCAAGGAGAATATCCCCACGGTGCCGCGGGAGGAGCTGCCGAGCCTCAAGAATGCCATCATACAACGGGGCCACTTGGCGCTGCCGCTCATTATCCTGATCTATCTCCTGGTGGCCGGGTTCAGCCCCGGCTACGCGGTGGTGCGCTGCATCGTCGGCATCGTGATCGTGAGCTGGTTCCGCAAGGCCACGCGCATGGGCCTCAAGGACATCTGGGACGCTCTGGTGCAGGGCGGCATCCAGTCCACCGTGGTGGCCGTGGCCATTATCACGTCCGGCATCATGGTGGGCATCTTCGACCTCACCGGCGTCGCCATCAAGTTCTCCGGGGTCATCGTGGATTTGGCGGGGGGGCACCTCCTGCTGGCCCTGGTCTTCGTCATGATCACCGCCATCATCCTCGGAATGGGCCTGCCGCTGTCGTCGGCCTACATCGTGCAGGTGGGCATCGCCATCCCGGCACTGGTCGTCATGCTCAGGAACATGGGTCTCGACGCCGACGCCATCGTGCCCCAGGCGCACCTGTTCGTGATCTTCTTCTGCGCCATCTCGGCCATCACCCCGCCCACCGCGCCCACGAGCTACGCCGCCGCGGCCATCGCCCAGTCGCCGGTGGTGCCCACGTCCATCGAAGCCGTGAAGCTGGCCCTGCCCGCCTTCGTGCTCCCCTACGCGTTCGTGGCCAACTCCGCGCTCATCACCATCGGAGGCGCCGTGGAGGTTACCGTGACCATCGTCTTCGCGGTGCTGAGCATGATCGCCATGGGCATGGCCGTGCAGGGCTACTGCTTCAGGAACCTCGATTCCATCACCCGCCTTCTCTTCCTCGCCGCCAGCCTGGGCATGGTTACCCCATGGCTCGAGTGGAACCTCGTCGGCCTGGTGGTGGGCGTGGCCCTGACCGGGTGGGAGTGGTTACGGGCGCGGGGGCGGATGGCGGCTGCGGCCTAA
- a CDS encoding TAXI family TRAP transporter solute-binding subunit — protein MSRVQRFLAVSLVAVFVATLAPAALAESYKFGASKPGGSWYPIGTVVQRLAEKNDGDKVTVEIGGGTSNLLNVMAGKMSFGLSSATSIQEALKGAKMFKGKEAQAKKVRVAAVLYPNYLFWLVWAKSDVTSYQQLKGKRVNVMPKRFSFQALNQQMLGALGITYDDFSKVNYLGFNDAVAQMKDNHIDAYLGPGEENYAPIVQLAAHAPIRILSFSKEDVAKMNAANAGVVPFTLDKKNYDQKNDVNTVQTFLLIITNEDVPEERVYKLVKNVYDNLGDFAGAVKAFERVKLSNATLNVGAPRHAGLDKYLKEKGVN, from the coding sequence ATGAGTCGAGTTCAAAGGTTTCTGGCAGTTTCGTTGGTCGCTGTTTTTGTCGCGACGCTCGCGCCGGCGGCGCTGGCGGAGAGCTACAAGTTCGGCGCCTCGAAGCCGGGCGGCTCCTGGTATCCCATCGGGACCGTGGTGCAGCGGTTGGCCGAAAAGAACGATGGCGACAAGGTGACCGTCGAGATCGGCGGCGGTACGTCCAACCTGCTGAACGTCATGGCCGGCAAGATGAGCTTCGGCCTCTCCAGCGCAACGAGCATCCAGGAAGCCCTCAAGGGGGCGAAGATGTTCAAGGGGAAGGAGGCGCAGGCGAAGAAGGTGCGCGTGGCCGCGGTGCTTTACCCCAACTACCTGTTCTGGCTGGTGTGGGCCAAGTCCGACGTGACGTCGTACCAGCAGCTGAAGGGCAAGAGAGTCAACGTCATGCCCAAGCGGTTCTCGTTTCAGGCGTTGAACCAGCAGATGCTCGGCGCCCTCGGCATAACCTACGATGACTTCTCCAAGGTCAACTACCTCGGCTTCAACGACGCCGTGGCCCAGATGAAGGACAACCACATCGACGCCTACCTCGGACCCGGCGAGGAGAACTACGCGCCCATCGTCCAGTTGGCGGCGCACGCGCCGATCCGAATTCTCTCGTTCTCCAAGGAGGACGTGGCGAAGATGAACGCGGCCAATGCCGGTGTCGTCCCGTTCACGCTGGACAAGAAGAACTACGATCAGAAGAACGACGTGAACACGGTTCAGACCTTCCTGCTCATCATCACGAACGAGGACGTTCCGGAGGAGCGCGTCTACAAGCTCGTGAAGAACGTCTACGACAACCTGGGCGACTTCGCCGGAGCCGTGAAGGCCTTCGAGCGGGTCAAGCTGTCCAACGCCACGCTCAACGTGGGCGCGCCGCGGCACGCCGGCCTGGACAAGTACCTGAAGGAGAAGGGCGTCAACTAG
- a CDS encoding FAD-dependent oxidoreductase, whose amino-acid sequence MTMTRRNFIQSLGAVAGVEAVYRTMQALGLSGAGEAHAAILDLPPGSGRGKSVVILGAGISGMTAAYELSKAGYDCTILEATGRAGGRNLTVRGGDVIEETGGRQRVDFDRGDHLYANLGPARIPYHHRALLGYCKEFGVELEVFTNDNRAALFHNRERFGGKPLTARQVTTDTRGYIAELLAKALDRNALDGHLTGEDKERILQMLVSYGGLDADRLYKGSNRAGYRGAQLHAGLKAGDPESPLDLSELLKADFWQYKLHFSQFLNQNPTLFQPAGGMDAIARAFEQRVRPLIRYNSPVKEIRKTSAGVRVVTGREAVDADFAVCTVPAPVLKDIPNDFSPETRAVIESIKFVSAVKVAFQSRRFWEEDHAIYGGISWTDQDITQIWYPPYGYHRDKGILVGAYIWDEEPGLRFSAMTPAERLRAAAAEGEGIHPGYTAEMETGVSLAWLNAPFQKGGWPGDRHASPEALQKPDGAIHFAGDQVTGLPGWQEGAVLAAHLAVNAIHERVTAG is encoded by the coding sequence ATGACCATGACCCGACGGAATTTCATCCAGTCCCTGGGCGCCGTTGCCGGGGTCGAAGCGGTTTACCGGACCATGCAGGCCCTGGGCCTGTCGGGGGCCGGCGAGGCCCACGCGGCCATTCTCGACCTGCCTCCCGGCTCCGGCCGGGGGAAGAGCGTCGTCATTCTCGGAGCCGGCATCTCCGGCATGACTGCGGCCTACGAGCTGTCGAAGGCCGGTTACGACTGCACCATCCTGGAGGCCACCGGCCGCGCCGGCGGGCGCAACCTCACGGTGCGCGGCGGCGACGTGATCGAGGAGACCGGCGGCCGCCAACGCGTGGACTTCGACCGCGGCGACCACCTGTACGCGAACCTCGGCCCGGCGCGCATCCCCTATCACCATCGAGCGCTCCTCGGTTACTGCAAGGAGTTCGGCGTCGAGCTGGAAGTCTTCACCAACGACAACCGCGCGGCCCTCTTCCACAACCGGGAGCGCTTCGGCGGCAAGCCCCTGACGGCCCGCCAAGTCACGACCGACACCCGCGGCTACATCGCCGAACTCCTCGCCAAGGCGTTGGACCGAAACGCCCTGGACGGCCACCTGACGGGCGAGGACAAGGAGCGCATCCTGCAAATGCTGGTCTCGTACGGCGGCCTGGATGCGGACCGGCTCTACAAGGGCTCCAACCGTGCCGGCTACCGCGGCGCACAACTCCACGCGGGCCTCAAGGCCGGAGACCCGGAGTCCCCGCTGGACCTGAGCGAACTCCTCAAGGCGGACTTCTGGCAGTACAAGCTCCACTTCAGCCAGTTCCTCAATCAGAACCCGACGCTGTTCCAGCCCGCCGGCGGCATGGACGCCATCGCCAGGGCCTTCGAGCAACGCGTCCGTCCGCTCATTCGGTACAACAGCCCGGTCAAGGAGATCCGCAAGACCTCCGCGGGGGTTCGCGTGGTGACCGGACGGGAAGCCGTCGACGCCGACTTCGCCGTCTGCACGGTGCCCGCGCCCGTGCTGAAGGACATCCCCAACGATTTCTCGCCGGAGACCCGGGCGGTGATCGAATCGATCAAGTTCGTGTCCGCGGTGAAGGTGGCCTTCCAGAGCCGCCGCTTCTGGGAGGAGGACCACGCCATCTACGGCGGGATCTCGTGGACCGACCAGGACATCACCCAGATCTGGTATCCGCCCTACGGCTATCATCGGGACAAGGGGATCCTCGTCGGCGCCTACATCTGGGACGAAGAGCCCGGATTGCGCTTCAGCGCCATGACTCCGGCGGAGCGTCTGCGCGCCGCCGCCGCCGAGGGCGAAGGCATCCACCCCGGGTATACCGCCGAGATGGAGACCGGGGTCAGCCTGGCCTGGCTCAACGCGCCGTTCCAGAAGGGCGGCTGGCCGGGAGACCGCCACGCGTCGCCCGAGGCCCTTCAGAAACCCGACGGGGCCATCCACTTCGCCGGCGACCAGGTCACCGGCCTGCCTGGATGGCAGGAAGGCGCCGTGCTCGCGGCGCACCTGGCGGTGAATGCGATCCACGAGCGGGTTACGGCGGGGTGA
- a CDS encoding xanthine dehydrogenase family protein subunit M, translating into MKPAPFEYFSPETLDEAAGLLDEHGDDGKVLAGGQSLMPLMSLRLARPSVIVDLNRVSGLDGVGANGDGGLHIGALTRQRALERDADLPARNPLLAAAVPLIGHFQIRNRGTVGGSLVHADPAAELPAVTVALGAEFVLASAGGERVVSADDFYLGYMATAIEANEVLTGIRVPAWKAGRLWAIDEVSRRKGDFAMVGVALWADMDGSTCTDSRITLFGVGGRPVRVEKAEQRLQGAALDDATLKEVERIVFEELEPDSDIHASALYRKEVGGVLTRRALRAAAERATEGA; encoded by the coding sequence ATGAAACCCGCACCCTTCGAATATTTTTCCCCGGAAACCCTGGACGAGGCGGCCGGCCTGCTGGACGAGCACGGCGACGACGGCAAGGTCCTGGCGGGCGGCCAGAGCCTCATGCCGCTCATGAGCCTGCGGCTGGCGCGCCCTTCGGTGATCGTGGACCTCAACCGGGTATCCGGCCTCGACGGCGTCGGCGCCAACGGCGACGGCGGCCTTCACATCGGCGCGCTCACGCGCCAGCGGGCGCTGGAACGGGACGCCGACCTCCCCGCGCGGAACCCGCTGCTGGCTGCCGCGGTGCCGCTGATCGGCCATTTCCAGATCCGCAACCGCGGCACGGTGGGCGGCAGCCTGGTGCATGCCGATCCGGCGGCGGAACTGCCGGCGGTGACCGTGGCCCTGGGCGCCGAGTTCGTCCTCGCCAGCGCCGGCGGCGAACGGGTGGTGAGCGCGGACGACTTCTACCTGGGCTACATGGCCACGGCCATCGAAGCCAACGAGGTGCTCACCGGGATCCGCGTGCCGGCCTGGAAAGCAGGGCGCCTGTGGGCCATCGACGAGGTGTCCCGGCGCAAGGGCGACTTCGCCATGGTGGGCGTGGCCCTGTGGGCGGACATGGACGGCTCCACCTGCACGGACTCCCGCATCACCCTGTTCGGCGTCGGCGGCCGGCCCGTCCGGGTGGAGAAGGCCGAGCAGCGGCTCCAGGGCGCGGCCCTGGACGACGCCACCCTCAAGGAAGTCGAGCGCATCGTCTTCGAGGAACTGGAACCCGACTCCGACATCCACGCATCGGCGCTCTACCGCAAGGAGGTGGGCGGCGTGCTCACCCGGCGCGCGCTGCGCGCGGCCGCGGAACGAGCCACGGAGGGCGCATGA
- a CDS encoding (2Fe-2S)-binding protein has product MSTKSILNLTVNGKAYEKLVEVRMTLADFLRNELDLTGTHLGCEHGVCGACTVIMNGEAVRSCLLLAVQAEGATLETVEGLADGDRLHPLQAAFQDRHALQCGFCTPGFLMTASAFLKENSDPTDAEIREAISGNICRCTGYQPIIEAIAQAAPEVGGKSDTD; this is encoded by the coding sequence ATGAGCACCAAGAGCATCCTCAACCTGACGGTGAACGGCAAGGCGTACGAGAAGCTCGTGGAAGTGCGCATGACGCTGGCGGACTTCCTGCGCAACGAGCTGGACCTCACCGGCACCCACCTGGGCTGCGAGCACGGTGTGTGCGGCGCCTGCACGGTGATCATGAACGGCGAGGCGGTGCGCTCCTGCCTGTTGCTGGCGGTGCAGGCGGAAGGGGCGACCCTGGAGACCGTCGAGGGACTGGCGGACGGCGACCGGCTGCACCCCTTGCAGGCGGCGTTCCAGGACCGCCACGCGCTCCAGTGCGGCTTCTGCACTCCGGGTTTCCTCATGACCGCGTCGGCGTTCCTGAAGGAAAACTCCGACCCGACGGATGCCGAGATCCGCGAAGCCATCTCCGGCAACATCTGCCGCTGCACCGGCTACCAGCCCATCATCGAAGCCATCGCCCAGGCGGCCCCGGAGGTGGGCGGCAAGTCCGACACGGACTGA
- a CDS encoding xanthine dehydrogenase family protein molybdopterin-binding subunit, translating to MAETYIGAPIKRREDVRFITGTGTYVDDIKLPHMVHAAILRSPHAHARIRDIDTSRAEAMPGVVSVFTLKDIGELDATVPIRMYKIPGLDKYLQPSLARDVVRYVGEPVAVAVAESRYLAEDALDAIDVDYEVLQEVMDVREAMEDKVLVHEDNGTNLAGVHHVSIGDAEKAFEEADYTRREEFRVHRFTGNPMETRGIVAHFDRGKGELRVYGATKLPHLNRQTIAAFLQLPEHKCHFEENDVGGGFGIRGELYPEDFLIPFASVRLGVPVKWIEDRREHLLAANHSRQVTCELEIAARKDGTLLAVRAQIYGDMGAYVRTHGGLVPCSTAALLTGPYRIPNYEAKIHCIMTNKTGLGTLRAPGRVESCFYRERMLDMMARDLDLDPVELRRKNLVKPEEIPYEIGFTRPSKHPTILDSGDYPSALRQALERFRYDEMLEHQGLREDGRYYGVGLSYFVKNTGGLEPYEGARMVVGEGGGVTVFLSIAQLGQGHETAMAQICADALGVPMDAISVFHGNTDLSPFGWGTFASRGTVMAGNAVHITALQLKDKILAAAARHLDADAASLSLEDGNIIQPGTEAPALPLGELVAHMRESITPEQGVPELEATAYYNSDNITHTYGVHLAQVAVDPETGMLEVLKYLVVEDVGRMVNPLMVHGQTVGAAVQGIGGVVLEELVYGEGGQLLTTTFLDYLLPTSTDVPPIDDLVLEEAPSPYNPLGVKGAGEGGIVGTAGALGNAVSNALGIEVKDLPLSPDRIRAWIRARADG from the coding sequence ATGGCGGAAACATACATCGGCGCTCCCATCAAGCGGCGCGAGGACGTGCGGTTCATCACCGGCACGGGCACCTACGTGGACGACATCAAGCTGCCCCACATGGTCCACGCCGCCATCCTCCGCAGCCCCCACGCCCACGCGCGCATCCGCGACATCGACACGAGCCGGGCCGAGGCCATGCCCGGAGTCGTTTCGGTCTTCACCCTGAAGGACATCGGCGAACTGGACGCCACGGTTCCCATCCGCATGTACAAGATCCCGGGGCTGGACAAGTACCTGCAGCCGTCGCTGGCGCGGGACGTGGTGCGTTACGTGGGCGAACCCGTGGCGGTGGCGGTGGCCGAGAGCCGCTACCTAGCCGAGGACGCGCTGGACGCCATCGACGTCGACTACGAGGTGCTCCAGGAAGTGATGGACGTACGCGAAGCCATGGAGGACAAAGTGCTGGTGCACGAAGACAACGGCACCAACCTGGCCGGCGTGCACCACGTCTCCATCGGCGACGCCGAAAAGGCGTTCGAGGAGGCCGACTACACCCGCCGGGAGGAGTTCCGGGTGCACCGCTTCACCGGCAACCCCATGGAGACCCGCGGCATCGTCGCCCACTTCGACCGCGGCAAGGGCGAGCTGCGAGTCTACGGCGCCACCAAGCTGCCGCACCTGAACCGCCAAACCATCGCCGCCTTCCTGCAACTGCCCGAGCACAAGTGCCACTTCGAGGAGAACGACGTCGGCGGCGGTTTCGGCATCCGCGGCGAGCTCTATCCCGAGGACTTCCTGATCCCGTTCGCCTCCGTGCGCCTCGGGGTGCCGGTCAAGTGGATCGAGGACAGGCGCGAGCACCTGCTGGCGGCCAACCACTCGCGCCAGGTGACCTGCGAACTGGAGATCGCCGCGCGCAAGGACGGCACCCTGCTGGCCGTGCGGGCGCAGATCTACGGCGACATGGGCGCCTACGTACGCACCCACGGCGGGCTGGTGCCCTGCTCCACGGCGGCGCTGCTGACCGGACCCTACCGGATCCCCAACTACGAGGCCAAGATCCACTGCATCATGACCAACAAGACCGGCCTGGGCACGCTGCGGGCGCCCGGCCGGGTGGAGTCGTGCTTCTACCGCGAGCGCATGCTGGACATGATGGCACGGGACCTGGACCTGGACCCGGTGGAGCTGCGGCGGAAAAACCTGGTCAAGCCGGAGGAGATCCCCTACGAGATCGGCTTCACCCGGCCCAGCAAGCACCCCACCATCCTCGACAGCGGCGACTACCCGAGCGCCCTCAGGCAGGCCCTGGAACGGTTCCGGTACGACGAGATGCTGGAGCACCAGGGGCTCCGGGAGGACGGCCGCTACTACGGCGTCGGCCTGTCGTACTTCGTCAAGAACACCGGCGGGCTGGAGCCTTACGAAGGCGCCCGCATGGTGGTGGGCGAGGGCGGCGGGGTCACCGTGTTCCTTAGCATCGCGCAGCTCGGCCAGGGCCACGAGACCGCCATGGCGCAGATCTGCGCGGACGCCCTGGGCGTTCCCATGGACGCCATCTCCGTGTTCCACGGCAACACCGACCTCTCGCCCTTCGGCTGGGGCACCTTCGCCAGCCGCGGCACGGTCATGGCCGGCAACGCCGTGCACATCACCGCGCTGCAGTTGAAGGACAAGATCCTTGCGGCGGCCGCCCGCCATCTCGACGCGGACGCGGCGAGCCTGTCGCTGGAGGACGGCAACATCATCCAGCCGGGCACCGAGGCGCCGGCGTTGCCGCTGGGCGAGCTGGTGGCCCACATGCGGGAGTCCATCACTCCCGAGCAGGGCGTCCCCGAGCTGGAGGCCACCGCCTACTACAACTCCGACAACATCACCCACACCTACGGCGTGCACCTGGCCCAGGTGGCCGTGGACCCCGAGACCGGCATGCTGGAAGTGCTCAAGTACCTGGTGGTGGAGGACGTGGGCCGGATGGTCAACCCGCTGATGGTGCACGGCCAGACCGTGGGCGCCGCGGTGCAGGGCATCGGCGGCGTGGTGTTGGAAGAGCTCGTGTACGGCGAGGGCGGCCAGCTCCTCACCACCACGTTCCTGGACTACCTGCTGCCCACCAGCACCGACGTCCCCCCCATCGACGACCTCGTGCTGGAAGAGGCGCCTTCGCCCTACAACCCCTTGGGCGTCAAGGGCGCCGGGGAAGGCGGCATCGTCGGCACCGCCGGCGCCCTCGGCAACGCCGTCAGCAACGCCCTCGGCATCGAAGTCAAGGACCTCCCCCTCAGCCCCGACCGCATCCGCGCCTGGATCCGGGCGCGCGCGGACGGCTAG
- a CDS encoding type II toxin-antitoxin system death-on-curing family toxin yields the protein MNHDFPTIQEVIAMHDALIGEFGGTMGIRDEGALAAALMRPQLGYYDTLIQEAAALMESLANNHAFVDGNKRIAFFVTDTFLRMNGRFIDCENEEAHAFFMHLFETGSFRFTELHSWLEEKVRPLTPPP from the coding sequence ATGAATCATGACTTCCCAACCATCCAGGAAGTCATCGCCATGCACGACGCCCTGATCGGCGAATTCGGCGGGACCATGGGCATCCGTGACGAAGGTGCCTTGGCCGCCGCGCTCATGCGACCCCAACTTGGGTACTACGACACACTCATCCAGGAAGCGGCGGCGCTCATGGAGAGTCTGGCCAACAATCACGCCTTCGTGGACGGCAACAAACGGATCGCCTTCTTTGTCACCGACACCTTTCTGCGCATGAACGGCCGGTTCATCGACTGCGAAAACGAGGAAGCACACGCTTTCTTCATGCACCTCTTCGAGACCGGCTCGTTCCGGTTCACTGAATTGCACTCCTGGCTCGAGGAGAAGGTCCGCCCCCTCACCCCTCCTCCCTAA
- a CDS encoding xanthine dehydrogenase family protein molybdopterin-binding subunit — MPQSRFQHVGRDVPRVDGFDKVTGRAKYTGDIVLHGMLEGRILRSPLPHARVRAVDTSKAEALDGVRAVVTAGDLAGLDPFYNGRPVVALEKVRYVGEPVAAVAAEDEHTAEAALALIDVDYEELPSALGMDAALAPGAPLIHDDAPGNVCAHERVEQGDVEEGFAASDRVFEGRYTFPMVYHYSMEPHAAVARYGADGIDLWSSAQHPFLVEGDIARIFGMTRSQVRLRVPYLGGGFGGKSYTKFEPLVVVLSRKAGRPVRLCLSVPEAMVTVRRHGAVVELRTGVKNDGTLVARQAEIRLDTGAFTENTRMVAQLAATRVLGPYRIPHLRSDVYSVHTNAGSAGSFRSVAAPQTIFACESQMDEIAAELGMDPVELRDRNLLKRGETLQPRLRPVDVNLRSSLRRLVAGARWHRRAGRGNDAGKGRVKGAGTGSGTETGGREPGGPPLGMACGSTNAGGVLPVSVALVRLGPDGYVAVMAGSTEMGQGVRTTFTQIVAEELALPLDRVRAVSVDTTVTPYDHSTGASRSTTVMGRAVQAAARDLKRQLRAIAAKAFGVTTGKVSLSQGQLVAGEQAMSFTDALERRFGAVAGEIVGRGTMDPNMVRWQTPVLWEVGMGVAELDIDRDTGALNLVSYVSVADVGKAIHPQHCIGQEEGAAMMGIGHTFMEQMVHDDHQLLNPNLVDYRVPKFEDLPAEFHTLLVENRDGIGPYGSRGMGEGGIFSVAPSVVSALARATGVRIRDLPLTPERVWRALREEG; from the coding sequence ATGCCGCAATCAAGGTTCCAGCACGTCGGCCGGGATGTCCCGCGGGTGGACGGCTTTGACAAGGTGACGGGGCGCGCCAAATACACCGGCGACATCGTACTGCACGGGATGCTTGAAGGCCGGATCCTGAGAAGCCCGTTGCCGCACGCGCGCGTCCGTGCCGTCGACACGTCCAAGGCGGAGGCCCTGGACGGCGTGCGCGCGGTGGTGACCGCGGGTGACCTCGCGGGCCTCGACCCCTTCTACAACGGCCGCCCGGTGGTGGCCCTGGAAAAGGTGCGCTACGTGGGCGAGCCCGTGGCGGCGGTAGCGGCGGAGGACGAGCACACCGCGGAGGCGGCGCTGGCGCTCATCGACGTGGACTACGAGGAGTTGCCGTCGGCTCTGGGCATGGATGCCGCGCTGGCCCCGGGGGCGCCGCTGATCCACGACGACGCGCCCGGCAACGTGTGCGCCCACGAGCGGGTGGAGCAGGGCGACGTGGAGGAGGGCTTCGCCGCCTCGGACCGCGTTTTCGAGGGACGTTACACCTTCCCCATGGTCTACCACTACAGCATGGAGCCCCACGCCGCGGTGGCCCGGTACGGCGCCGACGGCATCGACCTGTGGTCCTCGGCGCAGCATCCGTTCCTCGTGGAGGGGGACATCGCGCGCATCTTCGGCATGACCCGCTCCCAAGTGCGGCTGCGGGTGCCCTATCTCGGCGGTGGCTTCGGCGGCAAGTCCTACACCAAGTTCGAGCCGCTGGTGGTAGTGCTGTCGCGCAAGGCGGGCCGTCCCGTGCGGCTTTGCCTGTCCGTCCCCGAGGCGATGGTGACGGTGCGGCGCCACGGCGCCGTCGTGGAACTCAGGACCGGAGTGAAGAACGACGGCACGCTGGTGGCGCGGCAGGCCGAGATCCGGCTCGACACCGGCGCGTTCACGGAGAACACGCGCATGGTGGCGCAGCTCGCCGCCACCCGCGTGCTGGGGCCGTACCGTATCCCTCATCTCAGAAGCGACGTCTACTCGGTGCACACCAACGCCGGCTCCGCGGGCTCGTTCCGTTCCGTGGCCGCTCCCCAGACCATCTTCGCCTGCGAGTCGCAGATGGACGAGATAGCGGCGGAGTTGGGCATGGACCCGGTGGAGCTGCGGGACAGGAACCTGCTCAAGCGCGGCGAGACGCTTCAGCCAAGGCTGCGGCCGGTGGACGTGAACCTTCGTTCGAGCCTCCGGCGGCTGGTCGCGGGCGCCCGCTGGCACCGTCGCGCCGGCCGCGGGAATGACGCCGGGAAGGGGCGTGTGAAAGGCGCTGGAACGGGCAGCGGAACGGAGACTGGCGGACGCGAGCCCGGCGGCCCGCCCCTGGGCATGGCCTGCGGCTCCACCAACGCCGGCGGCGTGTTGCCGGTGTCCGTGGCGCTGGTGCGCCTGGGGCCCGACGGCTACGTGGCGGTGATGGCCGGGAGCACGGAGATGGGCCAGGGCGTCAGGACGACATTCACCCAGATCGTCGCCGAGGAATTGGCGCTGCCGCTCGACCGGGTGCGGGCGGTTTCCGTGGACACGACGGTCACCCCCTACGACCACTCCACCGGCGCCAGCCGTTCCACCACGGTCATGGGCCGCGCGGTCCAGGCCGCGGCTCGGGACCTCAAGCGGCAGTTGCGCGCCATCGCCGCCAAGGCGTTCGGCGTCACCACCGGCAAGGTGAGCTTGTCGCAAGGGCAGCTCGTGGCGGGCGAGCAGGCCATGTCCTTCACCGATGCCCTGGAGCGCCGTTTTGGCGCCGTCGCCGGCGAGATCGTAGGGCGCGGCACCATGGACCCCAACATGGTCCGGTGGCAGACACCGGTGCTCTGGGAAGTGGGCATGGGCGTCGCCGAGCTGGACATCGACCGCGACACCGGCGCGCTGAACCTGGTGAGCTACGTCTCCGTGGCCGACGTGGGCAAGGCCATCCACCCGCAGCACTGCATCGGGCAGGAGGAGGGGGCGGCGATGATGGGCATCGGCCACACCTTCATGGAGCAGATGGTCCACGACGACCACCAGTTGCTGAACCCGAACCTGGTCGACTACCGCGTCCCCAAGTTCGAGGACCTGCCCGCCGAGTTCCACACCCTCCTGGTGGAGAACCGCGACGGCATCGGCCCCTACGGCAGCCGCGGCATGGGCGAAGGCGGCATCTTCTCCGTGGCCCCGTCCGTGGTGAGCGCCCTGGCCCGCGCCACCGGCGTGCGCATCCGCGACCTTCCGCTGACGCCGGAACGGGTGTGGCGGGCGCTTAGGGAGGAGGGGTGA